A portion of the Micromonospora vinacea genome contains these proteins:
- a CDS encoding alcohol dehydrogenase catalytic domain-containing protein, whose amino-acid sequence MKDSELSPAAPAGRPDLSPTAPGGGAEPASAPVIVRALVARGSGAELRVERVRLPAPGPGEVRVTIRAAGVCHSDLSMVNGTLAARFPLALGHEATGVVAEVGPGSHLTVGTPVVLNWAPACRACWWCRRGEPWLCADTTAPTVPRGETDDGVPLHLTLGLGALAEAVVVPERAVIPIPAGLPPEQAALLGCAVLTGVGAVRNTARVAPGESVAVVGLGGVGLAVLSAARRAGATTILAIDVAEAKRELALAAGATDFLLSDDRLSKEVRARTESRGVDHAFECVGRAATIRAAWRLTRRGGAVTVVGMGAKDDMVSLGALDIFHSARTLRSSVYGSSDPDREVPVLAAELADRALDLGVLVSGTIPLDEAPAAFDRLARGEGARWVVTVD is encoded by the coding sequence GCGCCGAGCCGGCGTCCGCGCCGGTCATCGTTCGCGCGCTTGTCGCGCGCGGTTCCGGCGCCGAGCTGCGGGTCGAGCGGGTACGCCTGCCCGCGCCCGGCCCCGGCGAGGTGCGGGTGACGATCAGGGCGGCCGGTGTCTGCCACTCCGACCTGTCCATGGTCAACGGCACCCTCGCCGCGAGGTTCCCGCTGGCGCTGGGGCACGAGGCGACTGGGGTGGTGGCCGAGGTCGGGCCGGGCAGCCACCTGACCGTCGGCACCCCGGTGGTGCTCAACTGGGCGCCGGCCTGCCGGGCCTGCTGGTGGTGCCGGCGCGGCGAGCCGTGGCTCTGCGCCGACACCACCGCCCCGACGGTGCCGCGCGGCGAGACCGACGACGGGGTCCCGCTGCACCTGACCCTCGGCCTCGGCGCGCTCGCCGAGGCGGTGGTGGTACCCGAACGTGCCGTCATCCCGATTCCCGCCGGGCTGCCGCCCGAGCAGGCCGCACTGCTCGGCTGCGCGGTGCTCACCGGCGTCGGCGCGGTCCGGAACACCGCCCGGGTGGCACCCGGCGAGTCGGTCGCTGTCGTCGGGCTCGGTGGGGTCGGGCTCGCCGTTCTCAGCGCGGCCCGCCGGGCCGGTGCCACGACGATCCTGGCCATCGACGTCGCCGAAGCGAAGCGGGAACTGGCGCTCGCCGCCGGGGCGACCGACTTCCTGCTCTCCGACGACCGGCTCTCCAAGGAGGTACGGGCGCGCACCGAGAGCCGTGGCGTCGACCATGCCTTCGAGTGCGTCGGCCGGGCCGCCACCATCCGCGCCGCCTGGCGGCTCACCCGGCGTGGGGGAGCGGTGACGGTGGTCGGCATGGGCGCGAAGGACGACATGGTCAGCCTCGGCGCGCTGGACATCTTCCACTCCGCGCGCACCCTGCGCTCCTCGGTGTACGGCTCGTCCGACCCGGACCGGGAGGTGCCGGTGCTGGCTGCCGAGCTCGCCGACCGCGCACTGGATCTGGGTGTGCTGGTCAGCGGAACGATCCCGTTGGACGAGGCGCCCGCGGCGTTCGACCGGCTGGCGCGGGGCGAGGGCGCCCGCTGGGTGGTCACAGTGGACTGA
- a CDS encoding PadR family transcriptional regulator, with the protein MVLGILAEGESYGYAIIRRINELSGGELDWTEGLLYPLLHRLERLGHLESSWQAVAGERKRKYYRITDRGLAELAEQRRQWDTVVGALKEIWHDRAPLTAHPLEGLA; encoded by the coding sequence ATGGTGCTCGGCATCCTGGCCGAGGGCGAGAGCTACGGCTACGCCATCATCAGGCGGATCAACGAGCTGTCCGGGGGTGAGCTGGACTGGACCGAAGGGCTGCTCTACCCGTTGCTGCACCGGCTCGAGCGCCTCGGCCACCTGGAGTCGAGCTGGCAGGCGGTCGCCGGCGAGCGGAAGCGCAAGTACTACCGCATCACCGACCGGGGCCTGGCCGAGCTGGCCGAGCAGCGCCGGCAGTGGGACACAGTGGTAGGCGCGCTCAAGGAGATCTGGCACGACCGCGCGCCGCTCACGGCGCACCCGTTGGAGGGTCTCGCATGA
- a CDS encoding permease prefix domain 1-containing protein encodes MTAHDGPPELEAQFEQWRQYVLRRRELQAVDADELEDHLRGSVDALVAAGLSPDEAFLVAVKRMGSLDDLSREFAREHSERLWKQLVLTGDSGSPVGGTRSRRDLWVMLGCAAGALVSVKVPALFGLSFADDGSFYARNFTVFVLPWLAAYLAWRRGARRTVIAALAALFVLGAVAANAYPLADDSQSVVVTSIHLPIALWLVVGLAYVADDWRSSRRRMDFIRFTGEWFIYLVLMALGGGVLAAFLFNTFAAIGIVPEAFISQWLLPGGAAAAVVVAGWLVEAKQSVVENIAPVLTRLFTPLFTAALLAFLVAVVWTSHGIDVEREALLLFDLLLVVVLGLLLYSLSARDPLAPPGPFDKLQLALVVSALAIDVLVLLEITGRITDEYGGTPNRAAALGENVILLVNLAWSAWLLLSFIRRRTPFATLERWQTGYLPVYAVWAWIVVLVFPPLFSFA; translated from the coding sequence ATGACCGCGCACGACGGGCCGCCGGAGTTGGAAGCGCAGTTCGAGCAGTGGCGTCAGTACGTGCTGCGCCGCAGGGAGCTGCAGGCAGTGGACGCCGACGAGCTGGAAGACCACCTCCGTGGCTCGGTCGACGCGCTCGTCGCCGCCGGCCTGAGCCCGGACGAGGCGTTCCTGGTCGCTGTGAAACGGATGGGCAGCCTCGACGACCTCTCCCGTGAGTTCGCCCGGGAACATTCGGAACGGTTGTGGAAGCAACTGGTGCTGACCGGCGACTCCGGCAGCCCGGTCGGCGGCACGCGTTCGCGCCGGGACCTGTGGGTCATGCTCGGCTGTGCCGCGGGCGCGCTGGTCTCCGTCAAGGTGCCGGCACTGTTCGGGCTGAGCTTCGCCGACGACGGCTCGTTCTACGCGCGCAACTTCACAGTGTTCGTGCTGCCCTGGCTGGCGGCGTACCTGGCGTGGCGCCGGGGAGCCCGACGGACGGTGATCGCGGCACTGGCGGCGCTCTTCGTCCTCGGCGCCGTGGCGGCCAACGCCTACCCTCTGGCGGACGATTCGCAGTCAGTGGTCGTCACCAGCATCCACCTCCCCATCGCCCTGTGGCTGGTGGTCGGTCTGGCCTATGTCGCCGACGACTGGCGCTCGTCGCGTCGACGCATGGACTTCATCAGGTTCACCGGCGAGTGGTTCATCTACCTGGTGCTGATGGCGCTCGGCGGGGGCGTGCTCGCCGCGTTCCTGTTCAACACCTTCGCGGCCATCGGGATCGTCCCGGAGGCGTTCATCTCGCAGTGGTTGCTGCCCGGTGGTGCCGCGGCCGCGGTCGTGGTGGCCGGCTGGCTCGTCGAGGCCAAGCAGAGTGTCGTCGAGAACATCGCGCCGGTCCTCACCCGGTTGTTCACCCCGCTCTTCACCGCCGCCCTGCTCGCCTTCCTCGTCGCTGTCGTCTGGACCAGCCACGGCATCGACGTCGAGCGGGAGGCGCTGCTGCTGTTCGACCTCCTGCTGGTCGTGGTGCTGGGGTTGCTGCTCTACTCACTCTCGGCCCGTGACCCGCTGGCCCCGCCCGGCCCGTTCGACAAACTCCAACTCGCGCTGGTGGTCAGTGCGTTGGCCATCGACGTGCTGGTGCTGCTGGAGATCACCGGGCGCATCACCGACGAGTACGGCGGTACGCCCAACCGGGCCGCCGCGCTCGGCGAGAACGTGATCCTCCTGGTCAACCTCGCGTGGTCGGCGTGGCTCCTGCTGTCCTTCATCCGTCGGCGCACGCCGTTCGCGACACTCGAACGCTGGCAGACCGGCTACCTGCCGGTGTACGCGGTGTGGGCCTGGATCGTGGTCCTCGTCTTCCCGCCGCTGTTCAGCTTCGCCTAG
- a CDS encoding SPFH domain-containing protein, with the protein MPVGFTMAIVFAVALAVSAVVALVAPARSFKRMAALAALGFLALTLVVGVASSAHSVPIRSVGIVTSFGKPTGEVTGSGLKWVAPWQKVGEWDAGRQKYDHIGGNNCVRVRTGTLADACVEVLVEWQVKPENAPKQFMDYKGDFGSFRGQRVGVQLDSAVNDAFAAYNPLEKIDAQTGDLNVDLKPFAANIKTSAEARLATDVDILSVTITRVNHDDKTEGNIKAFQDKLAQTRNLEQDRKNAEISKQITETNAKVDKVTRCLEIAEKNGANPGLCINPGIVTGK; encoded by the coding sequence ATGCCCGTCGGCTTCACCATGGCGATCGTCTTCGCCGTCGCCCTGGCGGTCAGCGCCGTCGTCGCTCTCGTCGCTCCCGCACGGTCGTTCAAGCGGATGGCCGCCCTCGCGGCGCTCGGCTTCCTCGCCCTCACTCTGGTGGTCGGCGTCGCCTCCAGCGCCCACTCGGTGCCCATCCGCTCGGTCGGCATCGTCACCAGCTTCGGCAAGCCCACCGGCGAGGTGACCGGCTCGGGCCTGAAGTGGGTGGCGCCCTGGCAGAAGGTCGGCGAGTGGGACGCGGGCCGGCAGAAGTACGACCACATCGGCGGCAACAACTGCGTACGTGTGCGAACCGGCACCCTCGCCGACGCCTGCGTCGAGGTGCTCGTCGAATGGCAGGTCAAGCCGGAGAACGCGCCGAAGCAGTTCATGGACTACAAGGGCGACTTCGGCAGCTTCCGGGGTCAGCGGGTGGGTGTGCAGCTCGACAGCGCGGTCAACGACGCCTTCGCCGCGTACAACCCGCTGGAGAAGATCGACGCCCAGACCGGTGACCTCAACGTCGACCTGAAGCCGTTCGCGGCGAACATCAAGACCAGTGCGGAGGCCCGCCTCGCCACCGACGTGGACATCCTCTCGGTGACCATCACCCGGGTGAACCACGACGACAAGACCGAGGGCAACATCAAGGCGTTCCAGGACAAGCTCGCGCAGACCCGCAACCTGGAGCAGGACCGCAAGAACGCCGAGATCTCCAAGCAGATCACCGAGACCAACGCGAAAGTCGACAAGGTGACCCGCTGTCTGGAGATCGCGGAGAAGAACGGCGCCAACCCGGGGCTCTGCATCAACCCGGGCATCGTCACCGGCAAGTGA
- a CDS encoding phosphotransferase family protein yields MAAVPEVEVVVAHQERATLRVGDVFLKIDADPGRTDVEVEAMVLAPVPTPEVLWRRTPVLALAALPGTALGRLGEPSTASPAAWAAAGAAARTLHDAPLPPWPGRSREELTSQLDAECAWLVGNGVLPTDLVTRNRQVAEAALRPWTPVFTHGDLQITHVFVDGDEITGVLDWSEAGQGDALFDLATLTLGHEEHLGDVLAGYRADVDLDVIRAWWSLRSLLAVRWLVEHGFDPYAPGCEVDVLRSRL; encoded by the coding sequence ATGGCCGCTGTGCCGGAGGTCGAAGTCGTCGTCGCCCACCAGGAACGCGCCACCCTGCGCGTCGGCGACGTGTTCCTGAAGATCGACGCTGACCCGGGGCGTACCGACGTCGAGGTCGAGGCGATGGTGCTGGCGCCCGTCCCGACCCCCGAGGTCCTCTGGCGTAGGACGCCCGTGCTCGCGCTCGCCGCCCTGCCCGGAACGGCGCTCGGTCGCCTCGGCGAACCGTCGACCGCGTCCCCGGCGGCGTGGGCCGCGGCCGGCGCCGCCGCTCGCACGCTGCACGACGCGCCGCTACCGCCCTGGCCGGGCCGCAGCCGCGAGGAGTTGACGTCGCAGCTCGACGCCGAGTGCGCGTGGCTGGTCGGCAACGGCGTCCTCCCCACCGACCTGGTCACCCGCAACCGCCAGGTTGCCGAGGCGGCGCTCCGCCCGTGGACACCGGTATTCACCCACGGCGACCTGCAGATCACCCACGTGTTCGTCGACGGTGACGAGATCACCGGCGTCCTCGACTGGTCCGAGGCGGGCCAGGGCGACGCCCTCTTCGACCTGGCCACCCTGACGCTCGGCCACGAGGAGCACCTCGGCGACGTCCTCGCCGGCTACCGCGCCGACGTCGACCTCGACGTGATCCGCGCGTGGTGGTCGTTGCGAAGCCTGCTGGCGGTCCGCTGGCTCGTCGAGCACGGCTTCGACCCGTACGCACCAGGCTGCGAGGTCGACGTGCTGAGATCCCGGCTGTGA
- a CDS encoding ABC transporter ATP-binding protein: MAGQALLSARGLTRDFRGFRAVDDVDLDVASDSVHALVGPNGAGKTTLFNLLTGFLRPSGGRIELAGRDVTGLPPEQVARLGVARSFQITSLFPQLSAREHVALALQSSSGLGWRFWRSAKLMGRYTERADELLAMVGLAELAHAPSAALAYGRKRALELAIALALDPKVLLLDEPTAGMGLEDVDRTVELIGRVRQGRTVVMVEHNMSVVGRLADTVTVLQAGKVLVEGPYEQVRADERVITAYLGVADAAH; this comes from the coding sequence ATGGCCGGGCAAGCGCTCCTGTCGGCCCGTGGGCTGACCCGCGACTTCCGGGGCTTCCGGGCGGTCGACGACGTCGACCTCGACGTGGCGTCGGACAGTGTGCACGCGCTGGTCGGCCCGAACGGCGCGGGCAAGACCACCCTGTTCAACCTGCTCACCGGCTTCCTGCGACCCAGTGGTGGCCGGATCGAGCTGGCCGGGCGGGACGTCACCGGGCTGCCCCCCGAGCAGGTGGCCCGGCTCGGTGTGGCCCGCTCGTTCCAGATCACCAGCCTCTTTCCGCAGCTGTCCGCCCGCGAGCACGTCGCGCTGGCGTTGCAGTCGTCCAGCGGGCTGGGCTGGCGCTTCTGGCGCTCGGCCAAGCTGATGGGCCGCTACACCGAGCGGGCCGACGAACTGCTGGCCATGGTGGGGCTGGCCGAGCTGGCGCACGCCCCCTCAGCGGCCCTGGCGTACGGCCGCAAACGCGCCCTGGAGTTGGCCATCGCCCTGGCGCTGGACCCGAAGGTGCTGCTGCTCGACGAGCCGACAGCGGGCATGGGCCTGGAGGACGTCGACCGCACCGTCGAGCTGATCGGTCGGGTCCGCCAGGGCCGGACCGTGGTGATGGTCGAGCACAACATGAGCGTGGTCGGCCGGCTCGCCGACACCGTCACAGTGCTCCAGGCCGGCAAGGTCCTCGTCGAGGGCCCGTACGAGCAGGTCCGCGCCGACGAGCGCGTGATCACCGCCTACCTGGGAGTGGCCGATGCTGCGCATTGA